From Cupriavidus oxalaticus:
GCGGTCGGACAGCGCCACCAGCGTGTCGAGGTCGTGCGTAATCATCACTACCGTGAGGCCCAGCTCTCGCCGAAGTTCCCGGATCAGCGCCACGTAGTCGTCCGAAGCCATCGGATCGAGGCCGGCGGTAGGCTCGTCGAGGAACAGCAGTTCCGGCTCCAGCGCCAGCGCGCGTGCCAGCGCCACGCGCTTGATCATGCCGCCGGACAGGTCCGACGGCATCTTGTCCGCATCGCGCGCCGACAGGCCCACCAGTTGCAGCTTGAGCAGCGCCGCCCGGCAGATCAGGTTGTCCGGCAGCGCGCGCAACTCGCGCAGCGGCAGTGCGATATTGTCGATCACCGACAGCGCCGAGAACAGCGCGCCGCGCTGGAACTGCAGTCCCCAGCGGTTGCGCAGCGCCTGCAGCTGCGCCGGGCGCAACTTGGCCGGCGCTTCGCCGAACACCTTGATGCTGCCCGAGGTCGGCCGCTCCAGCCCCACGATCTGGCGCAGCAGCACGGTCTTGCCGCTGCCCGAGCCGCCCACGATCGACAGCGCCTCGCCGCGCCACACGTCCAGGTCGACGTGGTCGTGCACCACGGCCTTGCCAAAGCGCTTGACCAGGTTGCGCACCTCGATCACCGCGGTACGCTGCGCCGGCGCGGGCGGCACGGAGGGCGCGGACGGTTCCGTTGGCGCGCTCATATCCCCACGTCCTTGAACAGGACGGCAAACACCGCGTCGGCCAGGATCACGATGGTGATGGAGGTCACCACCGACGCGGTGGTGCCTTCGCCCAGGCTTTGTGTATTGGGCTTGATACGCAGCCCGAAGTGGCACGCCGTCAGCGCGATCAGGATGCCGAATGCCACGCCCTTGCCCAGCCCCAGCCACAGGTTGGCCACCGGCACCGCGTCGGGCAGTTCGCGCAGGAAGAACGCGGCGCTGATGCCGAGCTGCATGCGCGCGGCCACCATGCCGCCGGCCAGCGCCATCACGTCGGTCCACGCCACCAGCAGCGGCATCGAGATGGCCAGCGCGATCACGCGCGGCATGATCAGCCGGAAGCCGTGCGAGATCCCCATCACGCGCATGGCATCGAGTTCTTCGGTGACGCGCATCACGCCGATCTGCGCGGTGATGGCCGAGCCGGACCGGCCCGCGATCAGGATCGCCGCCAGCACCGGCCCCAGTTCGCGGATCACCGCCATGCCGAGGATATTGACGATGAACGTGCTGGCGCCGAACATGCGCAGCTGGTTCGCCGACAGGTACGACAGCACGATGCCGATCAGGAACCCGACCAGCGCGGTGATGCCGAGCGCCTTGTAGCCGACGTTGTAGATATTTGCCGAGACCTCGCGCCAGGGGCCGCGCTGCGGCATGCGCGCGAAGCGCAGCAGGTCGAACGCCAGCTGGCCCAGCATGGTGATGCCGATGGCCAGCTGCACGCCGAACGACATCACGTTGGCGCCTAACAGCGTAATCGGGTTGAAGCGGTCCACCATGTGCTTCTTCCAGCCTTCGTCCTGCACCGCGGCGATGCGCTCGAATACACGGCGCTGGCCCTCGCTGGCCTCGATCTGCTGCGGCATCTTGCCGTCCCACGCCTGCCACAGCAGCTGTCCGCCGATATGGTCCAGCCGCTGCACTTCGGCCAGCGACCATTGCGCATGCTCCGGCGCCTGCGCCAGTTCGTGCAATTGCGTGCGCAGCTGCCGGGCCTGGTGGCAGCCGGCCAGCGCGAGCGCGGTCCAGTCGCCACTCAGCGCTACGCTGACGGTCCCGTCCCCGCGCGTGATATGGAAGTCTGGCGTCGTCTGTCGTTCCAAGGGCTAGCGATGTGATGGCCGAGTCCCGATTCTAAGCCACCCGCCCGGCTGGCGCGACCGCGGCCGCGTCCGGGCAGGGGGGCGGTCCTGGAGCATACGTGCCGCGCGGCTACAATGCGGCAGTCGGGCAGGCGCCATGCCTGCCAGCTTTCGCACCACTCCGCACCGCAGATTGCCACCAGCGCAGCTTCCCATGCCAGACGCCCCTGAATCCTCCCTCACGCCCGCCTCGGGCCCGTCCGACTCCTGGCGCATCGATCCCGCCGCCCTGCGCGCCGCGCTGCCGCCGGCACTGCGCGACTGGAAGCTGGAGCTGGTCGAAGAAACCGGCTCGACCAATGCCGACCTGACCGCCGCATGCCGCCACGCACCCTGGTCGGATGCCGGCTGGCTGCGCCTGGCTTACCGCCAGACAGCCGGGCGCGGGCGCCTGGGACGGCCGTGGCAGGGGCAGGCGGGCATGACCTTCTCGGTGGCGCTGCCGCTCGCGCTGGCGCCGGCACAACTCACCGGCCTGAGCCTGGCGGTGGGGCTGGCGCTGGCCGAAGCGCTCGGCGATGTCGACCCGCGCCTGGGCGCGCGCGTCGGCCTGAAATGGCCGAACGACCTGCAGATCGATGGCCGCAAGCTGGCCGGCATCCTGATCGAATCGGTGCGCGCCGGGCAGAACCGGATCTGGGCCGTGATCGGCATCGGCCTGAACCTGGTGCGCGATGCGCAGATGGAAGCCGCGCTGGGCCGCGAGCTGGCCGGCGTGGCCGAGGCCGTGCCGGGCTTCGACGCCAGCCGCGACGCGGCGCGCCTGCTGGCTGCGGTGCTGGAGCGGCTGGCATCGATGCGCACCGCGTTCCTGGCCCATGGCTTCGGGCCGATGGCGCGGCGCTGGTCCGCCGCCGATGCCTACCGCGACCAGCCGGTGCGGCTGCTGCACGACGGCAAGGTGATCGCGGAGGGCTTGGCGCGCGGCGTCGACGAGGCCGGCCAGCTGCTGCTGGAAACCCCGACGGGGCTGGAGCGGGTGGCCAGCGGCGAGCTGTCGCTGCGCCCGGCGCCGGGGCAGGAGGATGGCGCATGAGCGTGCCGCAGCTGCTGATCGACATCGGCAATACGCGCCTGAAATGGGCATGGTGCGAGGCCGGCGCGCCGCTGCCGGCCGGGGCGGGCTTGCCCACGCCGTGGCAGCACGGTGGCGCGGTCGCGCATGCCGATGAAAACGCGCTGAAGACGCTGGCCGCCGACCTGCGCGCGCTGCGCGGCACCGGCCCGATGCCGGCGGTCTGGATCACCAACGTCGCCGGCCCGGTGATCGCCGCCGCCGTCGATGCGGCGCTGGCCGACGCCTTCGGCGGCTGCGCGCCGGTGCACTGGGTGCGCAGCAGCGCGGCGCACGGCAACCTCGTCAACGGCTACCGCGAGCCCACGCAGCTGGGAGTCGACCGCTGGGTCGGCGCCATCGGCGCGCATCGCTGGCTGCCGCACGACACGCTGCTGATCGTGACCGCGGGCACCGCGACCACGCTCGATATCGTCACCGTCGGCGCGGATGGCCGCGCTCGCTTCGAGGGCGGCCTGATCCTGCCGGGGCTGGCGCTGATGCTGGGCACGCTGGCGCGCAATACCGCGCAGCTGCCGGCGCTGGAGGTGCAGGAGGTGCAGGAGGCCGGCACCGGGGCCGGCGCGCATCTGCGCTGGGCCGACAACACCCACGACGCGATCGCCGCCGGCTGCCTGGCCGCGCAGGCGGGCGCGATCGAACGCACCTGGCGCGCGCTGGGCGAACGCGGGCCGACGCGCTGCCTGCTGTCCGGCGGCGCACGCAGCGCGCTGGCCGGCGCGCTCGCGGTGCCCTTCGAGATGCACGATAATCTGGTGTTGCTCGGCCTGCATGCGATGGCGTCGGCCGAGGCCTAGCGGCCATCGCCTTGACCACGCCTAGCGGCCATCGCCTTGACCACGTAATCCCCGCACGCTCTGCCGCCGTTCCATGTCCGCCCCACGCGCCCTGCGCATTGCCCTGATGTTGCTGCTCCTTGCCAACGCCTTGCTGGTGGCGGCGCTGGCCGGCCTGTTCGGCGCGAATCCGCTTGGCGGCTGGTTCGGCACGCCGCGCGAGCCGCACCGGCTCGGG
This genomic window contains:
- a CDS encoding ABC transporter ATP-binding protein; protein product: MSAPTEPSAPSVPPAPAQRTAVIEVRNLVKRFGKAVVHDHVDLDVWRGEALSIVGGSGSGKTVLLRQIVGLERPTSGSIKVFGEAPAKLRPAQLQALRNRWGLQFQRGALFSALSVIDNIALPLRELRALPDNLICRAALLKLQLVGLSARDADKMPSDLSGGMIKRVALARALALEPELLFLDEPTAGLDPMASDDYVALIRELRRELGLTVVMITHDLDTLVALSDRVAVLADHKVVAAASIPEVVKVDHPFIREYFLGERAQRALQALPQAGQPAAPPGEA
- a CDS encoding MlaE family ABC transporter permease; this translates as MERQTTPDFHITRGDGTVSVALSGDWTALALAGCHQARQLRTQLHELAQAPEHAQWSLAEVQRLDHIGGQLLWQAWDGKMPQQIEASEGQRRVFERIAAVQDEGWKKHMVDRFNPITLLGANVMSFGVQLAIGITMLGQLAFDLLRFARMPQRGPWREVSANIYNVGYKALGITALVGFLIGIVLSYLSANQLRMFGASTFIVNILGMAVIRELGPVLAAILIAGRSGSAITAQIGVMRVTEELDAMRVMGISHGFRLIMPRVIALAISMPLLVAWTDVMALAGGMVAARMQLGISAAFFLRELPDAVPVANLWLGLGKGVAFGILIALTACHFGLRIKPNTQSLGEGTTASVVTSITIVILADAVFAVLFKDVGI
- a CDS encoding biotin--[acetyl-CoA-carboxylase] ligase; this translates as MPDAPESSLTPASGPSDSWRIDPAALRAALPPALRDWKLELVEETGSTNADLTAACRHAPWSDAGWLRLAYRQTAGRGRLGRPWQGQAGMTFSVALPLALAPAQLTGLSLAVGLALAEALGDVDPRLGARVGLKWPNDLQIDGRKLAGILIESVRAGQNRIWAVIGIGLNLVRDAQMEAALGRELAGVAEAVPGFDASRDAARLLAAVLERLASMRTAFLAHGFGPMARRWSAADAYRDQPVRLLHDGKVIAEGLARGVDEAGQLLLETPTGLERVASGELSLRPAPGQEDGA
- a CDS encoding type III pantothenate kinase, encoding MSVPQLLIDIGNTRLKWAWCEAGAPLPAGAGLPTPWQHGGAVAHADENALKTLAADLRALRGTGPMPAVWITNVAGPVIAAAVDAALADAFGGCAPVHWVRSSAAHGNLVNGYREPTQLGVDRWVGAIGAHRWLPHDTLLIVTAGTATTLDIVTVGADGRARFEGGLILPGLALMLGTLARNTAQLPALEVQEVQEAGTGAGAHLRWADNTHDAIAAGCLAAQAGAIERTWRALGERGPTRCLLSGGARSALAGALAVPFEMHDNLVLLGLHAMASAEA